The Clostridiales bacterium genome window below encodes:
- a CDS encoding TrkA family potassium uptake protein codes for VLRQINVSDFDACIVCIGNIEASVIVTLLCKQLNARYVMSKANNNLHKTVLQKVGADAVIFPEEYVGEKVADMLTSPNILQLAKLTPNFSIIEIKTPEIWAKKSLIELDLRKRQNVTVLLIKRGDDVIITPEGGTVFE; via the coding sequence GTGCTAAGACAAATCAATGTGTCGGATTTTGACGCTTGCATTGTTTGTATCGGCAATATTGAAGCGAGCGTTATTGTCACGCTTTTGTGCAAACAGCTAAACGCCCGATATGTCATGTCAAAGGCCAATAACAATCTTCACAAAACGGTTTTGCAAAAAGTGGGCGCGGACGCTGTAATCTTCCCCGAAGAATATGTGGGCGAAAAAGTCGCCGATATGCTGACCAGCCCCAATATCTTGCAACTGGCCAAATTAACGCCTAATTTTAGCATTATAGAAATCAAAACGCCCGAAATTTGGGCCAAAAAATCATTGATAGAACTAGACCTTAGAAAGCGTCAAAATGTAACGGTATTGCTAATCAAGCGCGGGGACGATGTCATCATAACGCCCGAGGGCGGCACCGTCTTTGAATAG